DNA from Arthrobacter sp. PvP023:
CGGAGAGCCGGTAGCCGCGCTCCCCCACCACCGTATCGAGGCCGTCCGGCAGGGACCGGATCATGTACTCGAGCCGGGCCCGGCGCAGCACATCCCACATGTCTTCTTCGGTGGCGTCCGGACGGGCCAACCGCAGGTTGGACGCGATGGATTCGTGGAACAGGTGGCCGTCCTGGGTCACCATGCCCAGCGTTGCCCGCATCGAATCAAAGGTGGCGTCACGGACGTCCAGCCCGCTTCCGGGCGTGGTGCCGCCAAGGCGCACGGCGCCGGAGTCGACGTCGTACAGGCGTGAAAGCAACTGGGCGATGGTGGACTTGCCGGCGCCGGAGGATCCCACGAGGGCCACGGTCTGGCCGGGTTCCACCCGGAAGCTGATGCCGTGCAGCACTTCTTCGCCGCCGCGGGTGTCCAGGGTGGACACGTCCTCAAGGGACGCCAGTGACACCTTGTCAGCGGAGGGGTAGGCGAAGCGGACGTCGTCGAACTCCACGGACACCGGTCCCGGCGGCACCTCCACGGCGTCGGGCTTCTGCTGGATGAGGGGCTTGAGGTCCAGGATCTCGAAGACCCGCTCGAAACTGACCAGTGCGCTCATGATCTCCACCCGTGCATTGGATAGGGCGGTGAGCGGCGCATAGAGGCGCGTGAGCAGCAGTGCCAGCACCACGACGTCGCCCGCGGCCAACTGCCCCTGCAAGGCGAGGAAGCCGCCCAGCCCGTACACGAGGGCGAGCGCCAGCGCCGAGACCAGGGTCAGTGCGGTGACAAACGTGAACTGGAGCATGGCGGTCCGTACGCCGATGTCCCGGACGCGGCCGGCACGGACGGCGAACTCGCGGGATTCCTCGTCGGGGCGGCCGAAGAGCTTGACCAGCGTCGCTCCGGGCGCAGAGAAGCGTTCGGTCATCTGCGTGCCCATGGCGGCGTTGTGTTCGGCGGCCTCGCGCCGAAGGTCGGCCAGTTTGGACCCCATCCGGCGTGCCGGGATGAGGAAGATCGGCAGCAGGATCATGGCCAGCACGGTCACGAGCCAGGACTTGCCCAGCATCACCACGAGGGTCAGCGCCAAAGCCACCACGTTGCTGACCACGCCTGACAGCGTGCCGGCGAAAGCGGACTGCGCGCCGATGACGTCGTTGTTCAGCCGGCTGACCAGGGCTCCGGTCCGGGTGCGGGTGAAGAAGGCGATGGGCATCTTCTGGACGTGGTCGAACACCTTGGTGCGCAGGTCCACGATCACGCCCTCGCCGATGGTGGAGGACAGCCAGCGCGTCACGAGCCCAAGCCCGGCTTCGGCGACGGCCACGACGGCGATCAGCACGGCCAGCCGGATCACCACGTCGACGCCCACGCCGGCGATGATGGCGTCCACCACCTGGCCGGCAAGGACGGGTGTGGCCACCGCAAGGACTGCCGTAGCGATGGACAGCAGCACGAAGGCGATCAGCTTGCCACGATGCGGCCGGGCGAAGCCGAACACGCGCTTCAGGGTGGCCTTGGAGAACGGCTTGGAACCGCTGGAGGCCCGTGTGATGTTGTAAAGGGAGCTCCAGGCTACCCGGTCCATGCTCATCTTGGCTGGCCTTTCGTGGCGCGTTCATTGGCTCGGTCCGTGCCGCCGTGCGGCGATCCTGAGTCGGCGTGCTGTTCGGTCACCACGCCGTCCTCGACATTCCACCGGACGTCCAGGCGCACGTTTTCCAGCAGCCGCCGGTCGTGGGTCACCAGGAGCAGCGCGCCGTCGTAGCTTTCCAATGCTTCTTCGAGTTGCTCGATCGCGGGCAGGTCCAGGTGGTTGGTGGGCTCATCGAGGACCAGCAGGTTCACGCCGCGAGCCTGCAGCAGCGCCAGCGCCGCGCGGGTCCGCTCGCCCGGGGAGAGCGAGTCGACCGGGCGGGAGGTGTGGTCCGCCTTGAGGCCGAATTTGGCGAGCAGGGTGCGGACCTCCGCCGGGGTCAGCTCGGTCAGGACAGCTTCGACGGCGTCACCCAGCATGAGATGCCCGGCCAGCAGGCCGCGGGCCTGGTCGATCTCGCCGACAGCTACCGAAGCGCCCATCGCGGCGTTGCCGGAATCGGGCTCCCGGATCCCCAGCAGGAGCCGCAGGAGCGTGGACTTGCCAGCTCCGTTGGGCCCCGTGATGCCGATCCGCTCCCCCGCGTTGAGCTGCAGGTTAACGGGCCCGAGGGTGAAGTCGCCCTGGCGGACGACGGCGTCGCGCAGCGTTGCCACCACTGCGCTGGACCGCGGCGCCTGGCCAATGCTGAACTGCAGCTGCCACTCCTTGCGGGGTTCCTCGACTTCGTCGAGGCGGGCGATCCTGGATTCCATCTGCCGCACCTTCTGGGCCTGCTTCTCCGATGATTCGGTGGAAGCCGCACGGCGGATCTTGTCATTGTCCGGACTTTTCTTCATGGCGTTGCGCACGCCCTGGGAGCTCCACTCGCGCTGCGTCCTGGCACGAGAGACCAGATCCGCCTTGGTGGAGGCGAACTCTTCGTAGCGCTCCCGGGCATGACGGCGCGCCACGGCGCGTTCCTCCAGGAATGCCTCATATCCGCCGTCGTACACCGCCACGGAGTTCTGTGCCAGGTCCAGCTCCACGATGGTGGTGACGCAGCGGGCCAGGAATTCACGATCATGGGACACCAGCACCACGCCGCCGCGGAGGCCCTGCACGAATGATTCAAGCTTGGCCAGTCCGTTGAGGTCCAGGTCGTTCGTGGGCTCATCGAGCAGCACCACGTCGAAGCGGCTTAGCAGCAGGGCAGCCAGCGCCACACGGGCAGCCTGCCCGCCGGAAAGTCCGGTCATGAGGGCGTCCGGCCCCACCTCCAGCCCCAGGTCGGCAAGGACCGGTGCGATCCGCTCGTCAAGGTCCGCCGCGCCGGAGGCCATCCAGCGGTCGAATGCCAGGGAATAGGCGTCGTCGGAGCCGGGGGCGCCCGAACCGAGGGCCTCCGCCGTGGACTCCATGTCCGCCGTCGCCTGGGCGCAGCCGGTACGGCGCGCCACGTAGTCCGCCACGGTTTCGCCCGGAATGCGTTCGTGTTCCTGCGGCAGCCAGCCAACGAAGGCGTCCGACGGAGCCAGGCTGACCGATCCCGCCAGGCGCTGGTCCACACCGGCCAGCAGCCGGAGCAGGGTGGATTTGCCGGCGCCGTTCGCACCCACAACGCCCACAACGTCGCCCGGCGCCACCGTGAGGGAAAGTTTTGAGAAGAGTGTGCGGTGGTCGTGACCGCCCGAAAGGTCTTTGGCAACAAGGGTTGCAGTCATTAGTCCATCCTCTCACTGCGGCCCAAAACGGCCTGAAATGCCGCCGGGCATGGAAGAACCCGCTGGTCCGGACTTGGGGGGTGTACGGACCAACGGGTTCGACCATTTAGCATAGTTCATATACCCCCCGCCGTAAAATCGACCGACCACAACCGACCGAGCCACCCTGCAGGAAGCCATACATGCCACTCCCCGCTAAGGCGTTCCAACGCTGGCTTCACGGAATCGCGCCCCAGGCGAGCACTGCCGACATCTGCAGGATCTCCGGGGTCAAGCGGACCACCCTGGCGCAGCAGCTGGTCCGCGGGAAGGTGGCCGAAAGCACCGTTGTCAGCATCAGCCGGGCCTTCAACATCAATCCCGTATCGGCACTGGCCACATTCCAGAACTACAGCGAGCTGACCGGAAGCCCCTTACCTCCCACTGCCGCGGAGCTGGTCAGCCAGATCGCCACCATGGATCTGCTGAAGGCGGTCATTGCCCGCTCCGCCGGGGCGGGAGGGGACGGAGCGGACCAGCCGCAGCCGGCCCCGCCCCTGACCACCGTCCCGCATGCAACGTCCGTCAAGAACTGGGTTGATGCGATCGACGACGGCGAGCTGCGGCACCGGGTTTCCTCGGCCACCGGAATCGCCCCGCAGAACTACTCCGCCCAGCTGACTGCCAACCGGTTGACTCCGGAGCTGGCCATCGCCACGTCCAAGGCAGCAGGGGTGGGACTGACCGGGGGCCTGGTAGCCACCGGAATGATCACCGAGGCGGAGGCCGGGTGGCCACCGGGGGCGAGGCAGGCAGCCTTGGATGCTTTGTCCGACGGCGAGCTGGCGACCCTGGCCGGCGACAGGCTGCAGGCGCTTGGGAAGACACTCAAGCGCCAGGAACAAGACCACGAACAAACCAAAACGATCTGGGAGAACCTCGGATGATCGAGATCCTGCAATGGTCCACCCTGGCCGTATGCTGCGCCGCTGCAGTGGCGCGCA
Protein-coding regions in this window:
- a CDS encoding ABC transporter ATP-binding protein, whose translation is MSMDRVAWSSLYNITRASSGSKPFSKATLKRVFGFARPHRGKLIAFVLLSIATAVLAVATPVLAGQVVDAIIAGVGVDVVIRLAVLIAVVAVAEAGLGLVTRWLSSTIGEGVIVDLRTKVFDHVQKMPIAFFTRTRTGALVSRLNNDVIGAQSAFAGTLSGVVSNVVALALTLVVMLGKSWLVTVLAMILLPIFLIPARRMGSKLADLRREAAEHNAAMGTQMTERFSAPGATLVKLFGRPDEESREFAVRAGRVRDIGVRTAMLQFTFVTALTLVSALALALVYGLGGFLALQGQLAAGDVVVLALLLTRLYAPLTALSNARVEIMSALVSFERVFEILDLKPLIQQKPDAVEVPPGPVSVEFDDVRFAYPSADKVSLASLEDVSTLDTRGGEEVLHGISFRVEPGQTVALVGSSGAGKSTIAQLLSRLYDVDSGAVRLGGTTPGSGLDVRDATFDSMRATLGMVTQDGHLFHESIASNLRLARPDATEEDMWDVLRRARLEYMIRSLPDGLDTVVGERGYRLSGGERQRLTIARLLIAQPRVVILDEATAALDSTNEAAVQAALGAALEGRTAVVIAHRLSTVRAADMILVVEDGTIVERGTHTELLAAEGRYSELYRTQFAEASAVVEEAVPEF
- a CDS encoding ABC-F family ATP-binding cassette domain-containing protein: MTATLVAKDLSGGHDHRTLFSKLSLTVAPGDVVGVVGANGAGKSTLLRLLAGVDQRLAGSVSLAPSDAFVGWLPQEHERIPGETVADYVARRTGCAQATADMESTAEALGSGAPGSDDAYSLAFDRWMASGAADLDERIAPVLADLGLEVGPDALMTGLSGGQAARVALAALLLSRFDVVLLDEPTNDLDLNGLAKLESFVQGLRGGVVLVSHDREFLARCVTTIVELDLAQNSVAVYDGGYEAFLEERAVARRHARERYEEFASTKADLVSRARTQREWSSQGVRNAMKKSPDNDKIRRAASTESSEKQAQKVRQMESRIARLDEVEEPRKEWQLQFSIGQAPRSSAVVATLRDAVVRQGDFTLGPVNLQLNAGERIGITGPNGAGKSTLLRLLLGIREPDSGNAAMGASVAVGEIDQARGLLAGHLMLGDAVEAVLTELTPAEVRTLLAKFGLKADHTSRPVDSLSPGERTRAALALLQARGVNLLVLDEPTNHLDLPAIEQLEEALESYDGALLLVTHDRRLLENVRLDVRWNVEDGVVTEQHADSGSPHGGTDRANERATKGQPR